One Dialister invisus DSM 15470 genomic region harbors:
- a CDS encoding bifunctional folylpolyglutamate synthase/dihydrofolate synthase, whose amino-acid sequence MNYQESISRLEEASVFGIKPGLERMQKILAVLGNPEKACKMIHITGTNGKGSVAAMITSVLENTNLRVGRFTSPHLIDYTERIYLGGKDISREDFAKAATVVFKAHDELVAAGEEALTEFELLTAIAFWYFRENKADYAVMEVGMGGRFDATNVVMPVVSVITNVAMDHMQYLGNTLQEIAREKAGIIKEGIPVVTAAQHVALKELKKDAHNKKARIYFYGRDFEIDTRNKWEQGQVVVVKRKGMPKELEKSMLFVPFIGAHQAVNAAVAAMALTILMKEDGRINENDLREGLARARWQGRFEIHHAGGKTVVLDGAHNEAGAEALQEALREQYPDKRRIFVFSSLQDKTTETIIQMLVRKGDKVYACAAPTPRTRTPEEICEMIDRQKIRAEHKIAGSVADALEKAVKEADENDIVLVCGSLYILGDAIRWLRKQELAE is encoded by the coding sequence ATGAATTATCAGGAAAGTATTTCCCGTCTGGAAGAAGCATCCGTTTTCGGAATCAAGCCGGGGCTGGAACGAATGCAAAAAATTCTTGCTGTACTGGGAAATCCTGAAAAAGCCTGTAAGATGATCCATATCACGGGGACGAATGGAAAAGGGAGCGTCGCCGCTATGATAACGAGTGTTTTGGAAAATACAAATCTTAGGGTAGGGCGGTTTACGTCACCGCATCTTATAGACTACACGGAACGGATTTATTTGGGTGGGAAAGATATCTCCCGGGAAGATTTTGCCAAAGCGGCCACAGTGGTTTTTAAAGCTCATGACGAGCTGGTAGCCGCGGGGGAAGAAGCGTTGACGGAATTTGAACTGCTGACAGCCATCGCGTTTTGGTATTTCCGTGAAAACAAAGCGGATTACGCCGTTATGGAAGTCGGCATGGGCGGACGTTTTGACGCGACCAATGTAGTGATGCCTGTTGTTTCCGTCATTACGAATGTGGCTATGGATCACATGCAGTATCTGGGAAATACCCTTCAGGAAATAGCGAGAGAAAAAGCGGGAATTATCAAAGAGGGGATTCCGGTAGTCACTGCGGCGCAGCATGTGGCTTTGAAGGAATTGAAAAAAGATGCCCACAATAAAAAAGCACGCATTTATTTTTACGGCCGTGATTTTGAAATCGATACAAGAAACAAATGGGAGCAGGGCCAGGTCGTAGTGGTGAAACGGAAAGGCATGCCGAAAGAACTGGAAAAGAGCATGCTCTTTGTTCCCTTTATCGGTGCCCATCAGGCAGTCAATGCGGCGGTGGCAGCGATGGCACTTACCATTCTCATGAAAGAAGACGGGCGGATTAATGAAAATGATCTCCGTGAAGGATTGGCGCGGGCCAGATGGCAGGGCCGTTTTGAAATTCATCACGCAGGGGGGAAAACAGTTGTCTTAGACGGCGCGCACAATGAGGCCGGAGCGGAAGCGCTTCAGGAAGCATTGCGGGAACAGTATCCCGATAAACGGCGTATTTTCGTTTTTTCTTCTCTTCAGGATAAAACGACGGAAACCATTATTCAGATGCTCGTAAGAAAAGGGGACAAGGTTTATGCCTGCGCCGCGCCGACACCGAGGACAAGGACGCCTGAAGAAATCTGTGAAATGATTGACCGGCAGAAAATCAGGGCGGAGCACAAGATAGCGGGGAGCGTGGCAGATGCTTTGGAAAAGGCGGTGAAAGAGGCGGATGAAAACGATATTGTCCTCGTCTGCGGCTCTCTTTACATATTGGGAGACGCGATCCGGTGGCTTCGAAAGCAGGAATTGGCAGAATAA
- a CDS encoding metal-sensing transcriptional repressor translates to MRQCMDAENLHRRLKKIIGQVQAIDRMVEEDIACEDMLSQINAAKSALHRVGQIVLEGHLHHCVLDGIEHGDAEETIAKFSKAVERFSNMG, encoded by the coding sequence ATGAGACAATGTATGGATGCAGAAAACCTGCACAGAAGATTGAAAAAAATTATCGGACAGGTGCAGGCGATTGACCGTATGGTGGAGGAAGATATCGCCTGTGAAGATATGCTGTCCCAGATCAATGCGGCCAAATCGGCGCTCCACAGAGTGGGACAGATCGTTTTGGAGGGACACCTCCATCATTGCGTTTTAGATGGAATTGAACATGGAGATGCGGAAGAAACCATTGCGAAGTTCAGCAAAGCGGTAGAACGTTTTTCCAATATGGGATAA
- the hemA gene encoding glutamyl-tRNA reductase, translating into MVLAVLGLNHKTVSVDIREKFSISEESAQEGLLHLSEQEGIKEAVVLSTCNRTEIYAVLKEEEDKEELYRFFLTLSGNSKAEKEYFFFYTGTECIRHLFRVVSGLDSMVLGESQILNQIKTAYTGALAVHATRTILNTLFHRAITTGKRVRTETRISTSAVSVSYAAVKMAEKILGSLERKKALVFGAGDAAELLVKHLQGRGLREVVVTNRHPKRAEELARKFDGTTLPFHEAVASAEDVDVFITATGATQYIVKAWDVRNLMMKRNNKSLVVIDIAVPCDVEPEVGNIKNVTLCNIDALQEIVENNIKFREAEAERAAIIIEEEIKSILDRFIYLGTRPVMVSLSEKAEQIRQRELRRAMGKLPDLKEEERRVIEHMTHMLVRKMLREPMTYLHEHAGTEKESAGKSAVETLFSLDTGKEKAVER; encoded by the coding sequence GTGGTATTAGCCGTCTTAGGTCTGAATCATAAAACTGTTTCTGTGGATATTCGTGAAAAGTTTTCTATTTCTGAGGAAAGTGCGCAGGAGGGGCTGCTCCATTTGTCTGAGCAGGAAGGAATTAAGGAGGCGGTTGTCCTTTCTACATGTAACCGCACAGAGATATATGCTGTTTTAAAAGAGGAGGAAGATAAAGAGGAATTATATCGTTTTTTTCTGACACTTTCAGGAAACAGTAAAGCGGAAAAAGAATATTTCTTTTTTTATACAGGTACAGAATGTATCCGTCATCTTTTCCGGGTTGTTTCAGGGCTTGATTCCATGGTTCTCGGTGAAAGCCAGATCCTTAACCAGATCAAGACGGCTTACACGGGAGCTTTGGCGGTTCACGCGACCCGTACCATTTTAAATACGCTTTTTCACCGCGCCATTACCACGGGGAAAAGAGTCCGTACAGAAACGCGGATTTCAACAAGTGCTGTTTCTGTGAGTTATGCGGCTGTTAAAATGGCGGAAAAAATTTTAGGCAGTCTGGAAAGAAAAAAGGCTCTCGTCTTCGGCGCGGGTGACGCGGCGGAACTTTTAGTGAAGCATTTGCAGGGGAGAGGGCTCAGGGAAGTGGTTGTGACAAACCGCCATCCAAAGCGGGCAGAGGAGCTGGCACGCAAGTTTGATGGAACGACGCTGCCTTTTCATGAGGCGGTGGCATCGGCAGAAGATGTGGATGTGTTTATCACAGCTACGGGAGCAACCCAGTATATCGTGAAGGCCTGGGATGTGCGGAATCTTATGATGAAAAGAAATAATAAATCTCTTGTGGTCATTGATATCGCCGTACCCTGCGACGTTGAGCCGGAAGTAGGGAATATAAAGAATGTGACGCTATGCAATATCGATGCCTTGCAGGAAATCGTGGAAAATAATATTAAATTCAGGGAAGCGGAAGCGGAGCGGGCAGCCATTATTATTGAAGAGGAAATTAAATCAATTCTGGACCGCTTTATTTATCTCGGTACGCGGCCCGTTATGGTGTCGCTTTCTGAGAAAGCGGAACAAATCCGTCAGCGTGAGCTCCGCCGCGCTATGGGAAAACTGCCTGATTTAAAAGAGGAAGAGCGGCGGGTTATAGAACATATGACCCACATGCTGGTGAGAAAAATGCTCCGTGAACCGATGACTTATCTTCATGAACACGCAGGGACGGAAAAAGAAAGTGCAGGCAAGAGTGCTGTAGAAACATTGTTCAGTCTTGATACGGGAAAGGAGAAGGCTGTTGAAAGATAA
- the rbr gene encoding rubrerythrin, with translation MNEEKALEEMSRLAGTQTEKNLRAAFAGEAQAHVKYNLFAGEARKDPSMSRQIADLFEETANQERAHAKIWFWLVGDLKKDTAEHLKMAAKGENDEWTSMYPEFAETAKKEGFPQIAFLMAKIGEIEKQHERRYKILLANVENGKLFKRDEKKLWMCANCGFTCESVEAPEECPVCNHPRSFFAIKAENY, from the coding sequence ATGAATGAAGAAAAAGCTTTGGAAGAAATGTCGCGCCTTGCAGGTACACAGACCGAAAAAAATCTGCGCGCCGCTTTCGCGGGAGAGGCACAGGCCCATGTGAAATACAATCTCTTCGCTGGCGAAGCACGAAAAGATCCGTCCATGTCCCGGCAGATTGCCGATCTCTTTGAAGAAACCGCGAACCAGGAAAGAGCTCATGCTAAAATCTGGTTCTGGCTCGTGGGGGATCTGAAAAAGGATACCGCCGAACATTTGAAAATGGCAGCCAAAGGGGAAAATGATGAATGGACTTCAATGTATCCGGAGTTTGCTGAAACTGCAAAAAAAGAGGGCTTTCCGCAGATTGCTTTCCTCATGGCCAAAATCGGCGAAATTGAAAAGCAGCATGAAAGAAGATATAAAATTCTTCTTGCCAATGTGGAAAACGGCAAATTGTTCAAGAGGGATGAAAAGAAACTCTGGATGTGCGCAAACTGCGGCTTCACTTGCGAATCCGTAGAGGCGCCGGAAGAATGTCCCGTATGCAACCATCCCCGTTCTTTCTTCGCTATTAAGGCGGAAAATTACTAA
- a CDS encoding precorrin-2 dehydrogenase/sirohydrochlorin ferrochelatase family protein, whose translation MYPVNIKMDGRACLVIGGGHVAQRKVCTLLEEKAAVTVIAPEVCSDLEALFREGRISWRRESYEAPMCGGFCMVVTAAGDKAVALSVQKEAEREGFLYNAADFPALGNCHIPARIKKEGLMVTVSTEGRSPAMAKYVKNWLALEIPDAYGQWLDRMGALRSVLQEGLADAEQREKFWRLAFEHQVMELVVQGNLDAAEERVRSGISRLRSES comes from the coding sequence ATGTATCCTGTGAATATAAAAATGGACGGCAGGGCTTGTCTTGTTATCGGCGGCGGGCATGTAGCGCAAAGAAAGGTCTGTACGCTTTTGGAGGAAAAGGCGGCGGTGACGGTGATCGCACCCGAAGTCTGCAGTGATCTGGAGGCTCTTTTCAGGGAAGGACGTATTTCATGGCGCAGGGAAAGTTATGAGGCCCCTATGTGCGGCGGCTTTTGTATGGTGGTGACGGCGGCAGGGGATAAGGCGGTCGCGCTGTCGGTACAGAAGGAAGCCGAGCGGGAGGGCTTTTTATATAACGCGGCGGATTTTCCTGCGTTAGGGAATTGCCATATTCCCGCACGGATAAAGAAAGAGGGGCTTATGGTGACAGTGTCCACCGAAGGCCGGTCGCCTGCTATGGCAAAGTATGTGAAAAACTGGCTTGCCCTTGAAATACCTGATGCCTATGGACAATGGCTGGACAGAATGGGGGCGCTTCGGTCGGTATTGCAAGAGGGATTGGCGGATGCGGAACAGAGGGAAAAGTTCTGGCGTCTTGCTTTTGAACATCAGGTTATGGAATTGGTTGTTCAGGGAAATCTGGACGCGGCAGAGGAGCGTGTACGCAGTGGTATTAGCCGTCTTAGGTCTGAATCATAA
- a CDS encoding DUF47 domain-containing protein gives MFSLVNKHEEFFDFLVTNGEYFHKGTLMVKEVLQDPKKLERCAKEAEKIEHLADGVTHEVAAKMKHVFITPIDREDFYLLTSNLDDCVDDIKDVIFTLRIYHAGLGWNRMLRMADILIEMSGELIILFRLLKDIDKNETEITERARKINRLESEADTIYRAIISDLFDGTHDAVEIIRWKEIMETMEETADQAERVGNLIKEVVMKYA, from the coding sequence ATGTTCAGCCTGGTCAATAAGCATGAAGAGTTTTTTGATTTTCTTGTAACAAATGGAGAATATTTTCACAAAGGAACGCTTATGGTCAAGGAGGTCCTTCAAGATCCGAAGAAGCTGGAACGCTGTGCCAAGGAAGCAGAGAAAATTGAGCATCTTGCTGACGGAGTGACCCATGAAGTGGCGGCAAAAATGAAGCATGTCTTTATTACGCCTATTGACAGAGAGGATTTTTATCTCCTTACCAGCAACCTGGACGACTGTGTAGACGATATTAAAGATGTCATCTTTACTTTGCGCATTTATCATGCCGGCCTCGGCTGGAACCGGATGCTTCGCATGGCGGATATTCTGATAGAAATGTCCGGAGAATTGATTATCCTGTTCCGCCTCCTGAAAGATATAGATAAAAATGAAACGGAGATTACAGAACGGGCCCGTAAGATCAATCGTCTCGAAAGTGAAGCAGACACGATTTATCGTGCGATTATTTCTGATTTGTTTGACGGTACCCATGATGCGGTAGAGATTATCCGCTGGAAGGAAATCATGGAAACGATGGAGGAAACGGCAGATCAGGCGGAACGCGTAGGTAATTTGATTAAAGAAGTGGTTATGAAATATGCCTGA
- a CDS encoding ribonuclease HII, whose product MTISEIRDILKQETVEKTVLEEIMADERKGVRQLVDAYIRRLNRESAERFRVEDMYEPESSFYKKGLEYVAGIDEVGRGPLAGPVTVAAVILKPHFFIAGLNDSKKVAPRRREEIAKKIHETAVDISIVSLSPEEIDMRNIYAATMEAMYRAVRNLKIQPQAVIVDAMPLHFPVPSLSLVHGDAKSASVAAASIVAKVHRDHLMDEYDKVYPGYGFSQNKGYGTAEHIEAIRTLGITPIHRKSFEPVKSMVNGTYL is encoded by the coding sequence ATGACAATTTCTGAAATCAGGGACATATTGAAACAGGAAACCGTGGAGAAAACGGTTTTGGAAGAAATTATGGCAGATGAACGGAAAGGTGTCCGGCAGCTGGTGGATGCCTATATCCGCCGCCTGAATCGGGAATCGGCAGAACGGTTCCGTGTGGAAGATATGTACGAACCGGAAAGTTCTTTTTACAAAAAAGGATTGGAGTATGTTGCCGGAATTGACGAGGTAGGACGCGGGCCGTTGGCGGGACCTGTCACAGTCGCGGCAGTTATTTTGAAGCCTCATTTTTTTATTGCGGGACTTAATGATTCGAAAAAAGTGGCGCCCCGGCGGCGGGAAGAAATTGCAAAGAAAATTCACGAAACGGCAGTGGATATTTCCATTGTCAGCCTTTCTCCGGAAGAGATTGACATGCGGAATATTTATGCGGCAACGATGGAAGCCATGTACCGCGCGGTGCGGAATCTGAAGATACAGCCGCAGGCGGTCATCGTAGACGCCATGCCTCTCCATTTTCCTGTGCCGTCCCTGTCGCTGGTCCACGGGGATGCCAAATCGGCATCTGTCGCGGCGGCGTCAATCGTGGCAAAGGTTCACAGGGATCATCTGATGGATGAGTATGACAAAGTCTACCCGGGTTATGGATTTTCGCAAAACAAGGGATATGGCACGGCGGAGCATATAGAGGCCATCCGAACATTGGGAATCACACCGATCCACAGGAAAAGTTTCGAACCGGTGAAGAGTATGGTGAATGGAACATATTTATAA
- a CDS encoding valine--tRNA ligase, whose amino-acid sequence MDEMKDLGKYEPGAIEEKWYNFWEEHGVFHDEPEEGKEPYSIVLPPPNVTGQLHMGHALDNTLQDILIRYKRMQGYNVLWLPGKDHAGIATQVKVEKQIAEEGLTKYDLGREKFLERVWEWKEKYGNTIGKQIRRLGSSCDWSRERFTMDDVCARAVREVFVSLYEKGLIYQGFRITNWCPRCQTALSDIEVEHENDMGHLWYFDYPLADEEGAVRIATTRPETIPGDTAVAVNPKDERYAHLVGKKVKLPTTDREIPIIADEYVDMEYGTGCVKITPAHDSNDFAMGERHHLETIVIMNKDGTMNEKAGRYNGMDRYECRKEIIKDFTDMGLFVKSEEKEHAVGHCSRCHTVVEPLTTKQWFVKMKPLAGPAMEAVQSGKTKFVPERFSSTYIQWLENIHDWCISRQLWWGHRIPVWYCDDCGEVIASRTDLEACPKCGSKHIRQDPDVLDTWFSSALWPFSTMGWPDRTPVLNQWYPTSTMVTGYDIIFFWVARMMFMSMEFMKEIPFRYVFIHGLVRDSQGRKMSKSLGNGIDPLEVIEKYGADALRFTLVTGNTPGNDMRFYYERVEGNRNFANKLWNASKFTLMNLDDYDPRFIPEESQYTLADKWILEGLAQTEEHVSENLDKYELGAAADSIYDFAWNSFCDWYIETAKGRLYGAHNADRQVTQYVLVYVLTRIMALLHPFMPFITEHLWQHLHHSGETLARAPWPAADERLRFPEEQEQMERIMDAIKAVRNMRAEANVAPNKMCHIRIAVHRDDLRKCIETHEEYFEKLGHVEKIVLLAADGTKPENALAAVVTGMEVYLELKGLIDTAKERERIEKAKAALEKEIARTSGKLNNKGFLAKAPEDVVAKEKEKLAEFEEKMKSFDERLRFLADL is encoded by the coding sequence ATGGATGAGATGAAAGATTTAGGGAAGTATGAACCCGGTGCGATTGAAGAGAAATGGTATAACTTTTGGGAGGAACACGGTGTATTTCATGATGAACCGGAGGAGGGGAAAGAGCCGTACAGCATTGTGCTGCCGCCTCCCAATGTAACGGGGCAGCTTCATATGGGGCATGCGCTGGACAATACATTGCAGGATATCCTGATCCGCTATAAAAGGATGCAGGGGTATAATGTCCTCTGGCTTCCGGGAAAGGACCATGCTGGTATCGCCACGCAGGTCAAGGTGGAAAAACAGATCGCCGAAGAAGGCCTCACAAAGTACGATCTGGGACGTGAAAAATTTTTGGAACGCGTATGGGAATGGAAGGAAAAATACGGGAATACCATCGGGAAGCAGATCCGACGCCTGGGGTCTTCCTGTGATTGGAGCCGTGAACGTTTTACGATGGATGATGTTTGCGCCCGTGCTGTCCGTGAAGTATTTGTATCCCTTTATGAAAAAGGGCTGATTTATCAGGGGTTCCGCATTACCAACTGGTGTCCCCGCTGCCAGACGGCGCTTTCCGATATCGAAGTAGAGCATGAAAATGATATGGGCCATCTGTGGTATTTCGATTATCCTCTTGCCGATGAGGAAGGTGCTGTGCGCATCGCAACGACCCGTCCTGAAACGATTCCCGGTGATACGGCCGTCGCTGTTAATCCGAAAGATGAAAGATATGCGCATCTGGTCGGGAAGAAGGTGAAGCTGCCGACTACTGACAGAGAGATTCCTATCATCGCTGATGAATATGTAGATATGGAATATGGTACAGGCTGTGTAAAGATTACACCGGCCCATGATTCAAATGACTTTGCCATGGGTGAACGCCACCATCTGGAAACCATCGTCATCATGAATAAAGACGGCACGATGAACGAAAAGGCGGGCAGATATAATGGCATGGACCGCTACGAGTGCAGGAAAGAGATCATCAAAGATTTTACGGATATGGGGCTTTTTGTAAAAAGCGAAGAAAAAGAACATGCCGTCGGTCACTGCTCGCGCTGCCATACGGTTGTTGAACCGCTTACCACGAAACAGTGGTTTGTCAAAATGAAACCGCTTGCCGGTCCCGCTATGGAAGCAGTGCAGTCGGGGAAAACAAAATTTGTTCCTGAACGTTTTTCTTCTACCTATATCCAGTGGCTGGAAAATATTCATGACTGGTGTATTTCCCGCCAGCTCTGGTGGGGACATCGTATTCCTGTGTGGTACTGCGACGATTGTGGTGAAGTCATTGCGTCCCGCACCGATTTGGAGGCCTGCCCGAAATGCGGAAGCAAACATATCCGCCAGGATCCTGACGTTCTTGATACATGGTTTTCCTCTGCGCTCTGGCCATTTTCCACCATGGGCTGGCCTGACAGGACGCCGGTCCTGAACCAATGGTATCCTACATCTACGATGGTTACCGGTTATGACATCATTTTTTTCTGGGTTGCCCGTATGATGTTCATGTCTATGGAATTCATGAAGGAAATTCCTTTCAGGTATGTGTTTATTCATGGTCTTGTCCGCGATTCCCAGGGGCGGAAAATGTCCAAATCCCTGGGCAACGGCATCGATCCCCTGGAAGTGATTGAGAAATATGGCGCTGATGCGCTTCGGTTTACGCTTGTCACAGGCAATACGCCGGGCAATGATATGCGTTTTTACTATGAACGTGTGGAGGGAAACCGTAATTTTGCCAATAAATTATGGAACGCCAGCAAGTTTACCCTTATGAATCTGGATGACTATGATCCCCGTTTCATTCCGGAAGAAAGCCAGTATACACTTGCGGATAAATGGATTTTGGAAGGTCTTGCGCAGACGGAAGAGCATGTCAGCGAGAACCTTGATAAATATGAGTTAGGCGCTGCCGCGGATTCTATTTATGATTTTGCATGGAACTCTTTCTGCGACTGGTATATTGAAACGGCGAAGGGCCGTCTTTATGGAGCGCACAATGCCGACCGGCAGGTTACCCAATATGTCCTTGTGTATGTACTGACGAGAATCATGGCACTCCTGCATCCTTTTATGCCGTTTATTACGGAACACCTCTGGCAGCATCTGCACCACTCCGGTGAAACTCTGGCGAGAGCTCCCTGGCCGGCAGCTGATGAAAGACTTCGTTTCCCGGAAGAACAGGAGCAGATGGAGCGTATCATGGACGCGATTAAGGCTGTCCGCAATATGCGTGCGGAAGCGAATGTGGCGCCGAACAAAATGTGCCATATCCGGATCGCGGTTCATCGTGATGATTTGAGAAAATGTATCGAAACCCACGAAGAATATTTTGAAAAACTGGGGCATGTAGAAAAAATCGTCCTGCTTGCCGCTGATGGAACAAAGCCTGAAAATGCCCTTGCTGCTGTTGTCACGGGCATGGAAGTATATCTTGAATTGAAGGGCCTGATTGATACGGCTAAGGAAAGAGAACGGATCGAAAAGGCAAAAGCCGCTCTGGAAAAAGAAATCGCCCGTACATCCGGTAAGTTGAACAATAAGGGTTTTCTTGCGAAAGCGCCGGAAGATGTTGTGGCGAAAGAAAAAGAAAAACTTGCGGAGTTTGAAGAGAAGATGAAATCATTTGATGAACGTCTTCGTTTCCTTGCCGATCTTTAA
- the ylqF gene encoding ribosome biogenesis GTPase YlqF yields MLIQWFPGHMAKTKRLIIEHLKAVDVAAELLDARIPLSSANPMVEELLSGKPRIVILNKADLADPGMTKAWESYYKRKGVAAVSMSCGNGKDKKKFLRLIKEAAGPMLEKWKLRGLKTRSVRIMILGIPNVGKSTLINFISGTAAARTANTPGHTRGKQWVRLSQGLDLLDTPGVLWPKFEDQVAALRLAATGAIAGDVFDADTVVPELMRVLARTAPDALREKYGIEDAAADPQILLAQAGKRRGCILPGGAIDYARAQTMILNDFRSGKLGRITLDAVPAEEV; encoded by the coding sequence ATGCTGATACAATGGTTTCCCGGCCATATGGCAAAGACAAAACGGCTGATTATCGAACACTTGAAAGCGGTAGATGTGGCGGCGGAACTTTTGGATGCCCGTATTCCTCTGTCCAGTGCGAATCCTATGGTGGAAGAGCTTCTGTCGGGGAAGCCGCGCATCGTCATACTGAATAAGGCGGATCTTGCGGATCCGGGAATGACGAAAGCTTGGGAATCATACTATAAAAGGAAAGGGGTTGCTGCGGTATCTATGAGCTGCGGCAACGGAAAAGATAAAAAGAAATTTCTCCGTCTCATCAAAGAGGCGGCCGGTCCGATGCTGGAAAAGTGGAAACTCCGCGGCTTGAAAACGAGATCGGTACGGATCATGATTCTTGGAATTCCCAATGTAGGCAAGTCAACTCTTATCAATTTTATTTCAGGAACAGCGGCGGCCCGGACAGCCAATACGCCCGGACACACACGGGGCAAGCAGTGGGTCCGTCTTTCGCAGGGGTTGGATCTTTTGGATACCCCCGGTGTTTTATGGCCGAAGTTTGAAGATCAGGTGGCGGCTCTTCGTTTGGCGGCGACCGGAGCGATTGCCGGAGATGTCTTTGATGCGGATACGGTAGTTCCTGAACTGATGAGGGTGCTTGCACGAACGGCACCTGATGCGCTTCGTGAAAAGTACGGAATTGAAGATGCGGCAGCGGATCCCCAAATTCTTCTGGCCCAGGCGGGAAAAAGACGGGGCTGTATTCTTCCCGGAGGCGCGATTGATTATGCCCGTGCACAGACAATGATACTTAATGATTTTCGGAGCGGGAAACTGGGACGCATTACACTTGACGCTGTTCCGGCGGAGGAAGTATGA
- a CDS encoding inorganic phosphate transporter translates to MPDIYAIGLVIVLALAFDFINGFHDTANAIATCIATRSLSPRIAIIMSAFLNFVGAMVSTGVAKTIGGEIVTSPQMVDSTVLIAALFAAIVWNLFTWKIGMPSSSSHALIGGVLGAVTISYGTGAINGNGVFMIVAGLIGSPVIAMFSGYVIMTLLFILFRNVGRSKVNYISLHIQSLSAAVMAFSHGSNDAQKCMGIITLALLSGGYIGELEVPFLVKIACAFAMCAGTSVGGWRIIRTVGNKIFRLEPVNGLAADINSALTIFTATFLHLPVSTTHVVTGSIMGVGWAKRFRAVHWNVAYSMVGAWVMTIPSTAAVGALVYILIRYIF, encoded by the coding sequence ATGCCTGATATTTATGCGATAGGCCTGGTAATTGTTCTGGCGCTTGCCTTTGATTTTATCAACGGCTTCCATGATACAGCAAATGCGATTGCTACCTGTATCGCAACGCGCTCCTTAAGTCCCCGCATAGCGATTATCATGTCGGCGTTTTTAAATTTTGTTGGAGCGATGGTGTCGACCGGTGTGGCGAAAACAATCGGAGGGGAGATTGTCACGTCTCCGCAGATGGTGGACTCCACAGTGCTTATAGCGGCGCTTTTTGCCGCTATCGTATGGAATCTTTTTACCTGGAAGATCGGCATGCCTTCCAGCTCCTCTCATGCGCTGATCGGCGGTGTCCTCGGAGCGGTGACAATTTCTTACGGTACGGGGGCAATCAATGGGAACGGGGTTTTTATGATCGTGGCGGGACTTATCGGTTCGCCTGTTATTGCCATGTTCAGCGGATATGTCATCATGACGCTTCTGTTTATCCTGTTCCGGAATGTGGGAAGATCGAAAGTGAATTATATTTCTCTCCATATACAGAGCTTATCCGCCGCGGTAATGGCATTTTCCCACGGTTCAAATGATGCGCAGAAGTGCATGGGAATCATCACGCTGGCGCTTTTGTCCGGCGGATACATTGGAGAACTGGAAGTTCCTTTCCTTGTAAAGATTGCCTGTGCATTTGCCATGTGTGCGGGGACGAGTGTAGGCGGCTGGCGCATTATCCGTACTGTCGGGAATAAAATATTCCGTTTGGAACCGGTGAACGGACTGGCAGCGGATATCAATTCGGCGTTAACTATTTTCACGGCGACCTTTCTGCATCTCCCCGTATCTACGACACATGTGGTCACAGGCTCCATTATGGGGGTGGGCTGGGCAAAGCGGTTCCGTGCAGTACACTGGAATGTGGCGTATTCCATGGTGGGTGCCTGGGTCATGACGATTCCCAGCACAGCGGCAGTCGGCGCATTGGTATACATCCTTATCCGTTATATCTTTTGA